A genome region from Gouania willdenowi chromosome 9, fGouWil2.1, whole genome shotgun sequence includes the following:
- the LOC114470035 gene encoding proepiregulin-like, whose product MGTSRPLALLPLIGVALIWPCVFTKSFSPRLHAADGSSLSAVQSEERHHVVKRSSQPCSDSFDKYCLNKGQCMFLVEVNEHHCKCERGHYGPRCETLELVVQPMGEEQTIAIIFCVCLLIVGVAGALYFCCKWCKKKKFPVQSKRHGYKGVQTA is encoded by the exons ATGGGAACCAGCAGACCTTTGGCTCTCCTGCCACTCATTG GTGTTGCACTGATCTGGCCGTGTGTTTTCACTAAAAGTTTCTCTCCCAGACTTCACGCTGCAGACGGCAGCTCTTTATCTGCAG TGCAGAGTGAAGAGCGCCACCATGTGGTGAAGCGGTCATCTCAACCCTGCAGCGACTCCTTTGACAAATACTGTCTGAACAAAGGCCAGTGCATGTTTTTAGTGGAGGTCAATGAACATCACTGCAA ATGTGAGAGGGGTCACTACGGCCCCAGATGTGAGACTCTAGAACTCGTTGTTCAGCCAATGGGGGAAGAGCAAACTATTGCTATTATCTTCTGTGTGTGTCTCCTGATTGTTGGCGTGGCAGGAGCGTTGTACTTCTGCTGTAAATG GTGTAAGAAGAAAAAGTTCCCAGTTCAGTCGAAGCGTCATGGTTACAAAGGAGTCCAGACAGCTTAG